A genomic region of Methanosarcina thermophila TM-1 contains the following coding sequences:
- a CDS encoding NAD+ synthase: MNLEIAQNRIIDFILNETRKAGVDGAVIGISGGIDSALAVTLAVRALGKDHVLGIHMPESGLTPAEDSKDAKALADWLGIEFQVIDISGIISAFMAAVPESKSADRLSMGNLKARIRMSLLYFHANRLNRMVIGTGNKTEILLGYFTKYGDGGVDLEPIGGLYKTEVWELSRRLGIPDSLITKKPSAGLWAGQTDEAELGISYIKLDEVLRKLEQNEDPETILNTLGISEEQLNSVMSRIERSEHKRNPPPVPQIF; the protein is encoded by the coding sequence ATGAACCTCGAAATCGCGCAGAACAGAATTATTGACTTTATTCTCAACGAAACTCGTAAAGCAGGAGTAGATGGAGCTGTTATAGGCATAAGTGGAGGAATAGATTCAGCCCTCGCCGTAACACTCGCCGTAAGAGCTCTGGGAAAAGATCATGTACTCGGAATCCATATGCCCGAGTCTGGTCTTACCCCTGCTGAAGACAGCAAAGATGCAAAAGCCCTTGCAGACTGGCTGGGAATCGAATTTCAGGTAATTGATATTTCAGGCATTATTTCAGCTTTCATGGCTGCAGTCCCTGAGAGTAAATCTGCGGACCGACTCTCCATGGGAAACCTGAAAGCAAGGATCAGGATGTCCCTCCTCTATTTCCACGCAAACCGGCTGAACCGTATGGTAATAGGCACAGGCAATAAAACTGAGATCTTGCTTGGATATTTCACGAAATATGGAGATGGGGGCGTTGATCTCGAACCTATAGGTGGACTTTACAAAACTGAAGTATGGGAGCTTTCTCGCAGACTTGGGATTCCAGATTCTCTTATCACCAAAAAGCCTTCTGCAGGGCTCTGGGCAGGTCAGACTGATGAAGCCGAACTCGGGATTTCCTACATAAAATTGGATGAAGTGCTCAGAAAACTTGAGCAAAACGAAGATCCTGAAACCATCCTGAATACGCTCGGAATTTCCGAAGAACAGCTGAACTCAGTTATGAGCCGCATCGAGAGAAGCGAGCATAAAAGAAATCCCCCTCCTGTGCCCCAAATCTTTTGA
- a CDS encoding tRNA(Ile)(2)-agmatinylcytidine synthase has protein sequence MIIGIDDTDSNDGMCTTYLGALLLDELQAYGTLETLPLLIRLNPTIPYKTRGNAAVALKIRTDCPEKVTAHVVSRIEELAHMECEKTNPGVVFIPENDYDRLKPVLGNFFEKAVKDVIEIQEAKTLISELGIPSKGFKNGRGLIGSLAACGAMLNLEAWDHTFEYLAYRQKESWGTPREVEKESFFEADRKTYPGTWDTVDLKSRQVVCVPHSGDPVLFGIRGENPAIVAEAASLIRAEPIERFAVYRTNQGTDMHLLSVTSFAEIQDMHSYRLEGTVQAIPRTITGGHVIFPIRDEEGNEIDCAAFEPTKNFRLLIRKLRPGDKVELSGSVSSRTLNIEKIEIKTLTPLYKEENPICPNCGKHMKSSGRAQGFRCKKCGTHAVSKITCEIKRDLVAGLYEVPPCARRHLAKPLVREQKSNVNIFPAR, from the coding sequence ATGATTATCGGAATTGATGATACTGACTCAAACGATGGAATGTGCACAACTTATCTGGGAGCTTTGCTGCTGGACGAACTTCAGGCTTATGGTACTCTGGAGACTCTTCCACTCCTAATACGCCTGAATCCTACCATCCCTTACAAAACAAGAGGAAATGCTGCAGTAGCCCTGAAGATCAGGACTGACTGCCCGGAAAAGGTAACTGCCCATGTTGTGTCCAGAATAGAAGAACTCGCGCACATGGAATGCGAGAAAACCAATCCTGGAGTAGTTTTTATTCCGGAAAATGATTATGATAGGCTCAAACCTGTTCTCGGAAACTTTTTTGAGAAAGCTGTAAAGGATGTTATCGAAATACAGGAGGCAAAAACGCTCATCTCGGAACTTGGGATTCCCTCAAAGGGTTTTAAGAACGGGAGAGGATTGATAGGATCTCTTGCAGCATGCGGGGCTATGCTGAACCTTGAAGCATGGGATCACACCTTTGAGTACCTTGCATACAGGCAAAAGGAAAGCTGGGGGACCCCACGTGAGGTCGAGAAGGAAAGTTTCTTTGAGGCTGACAGGAAGACGTACCCTGGCACCTGGGACACTGTGGACCTTAAAAGCAGGCAAGTTGTCTGCGTACCCCACTCGGGTGATCCCGTGCTTTTCGGAATAAGAGGAGAAAATCCTGCCATAGTTGCTGAAGCTGCATCCCTGATCAGAGCCGAACCTATCGAACGTTTTGCCGTATACAGGACAAATCAGGGTACGGATATGCATCTGCTTTCTGTAACAAGTTTCGCTGAAATCCAGGATATGCATTCTTATAGGCTTGAGGGCACAGTCCAGGCAATTCCGAGGACAATTACTGGGGGACATGTTATATTTCCAATCAGGGATGAGGAAGGAAATGAAATCGACTGTGCAGCCTTCGAGCCCACAAAGAACTTCCGGTTGCTTATAAGGAAACTCAGGCCCGGAGATAAGGTTGAACTGTCAGGAAGTGTCAGTTCCAGAACCCTTAATATCGAAAAAATTGAAATAAAAACACTCACTCCTCTTTACAAAGAAGAAAATCCTATATGTCCGAACTGCGGAAAACACATGAAATCTTCAGGCAGGGCTCAGGGTTTCCGCTGTAAAAAATGTGGAACCCATGCCGTCTCAAAAATCACCTGTGAGATAAAAAGAGACCTTGTCGCAGGACTATATGAAGTCCCGCCCTGCGCCCGCAGACATCTTGCAAAGCCCCTGGTAAGGGAACAAAAATCTAACGTAAACATCTTCCCTGCCCGCTAA
- a CDS encoding transcriptional regulator has protein sequence MAKEVLIHQIIDVLTRAGFVISDRCNIRPRSFDIAARKGEILLLCKVLFNIDGLNEETAREMKYLAEYLGGSAIVVGAKTRDQMLEDSVVYMRYDIIALNVQTLHDYFIENVPPLVAAAPGGLYVSIEGDILKKARMSQSMSLGTLAAMVGVSRRTISKYEEEGMDASIDVVLQLEEILGVELAKPIDILKSCRSRKPRKKVEPRIEEKKKPSALLPEDLVLNTLSMLGYDVLPTSQAPFKAISRDKSSVILTGVSEFNTTVIKRAHLMSSISCVTETQSVFIINGRTKVKSVENTVMVEKNELDRMSDSQEFLNLIEERKENHSRV, from the coding sequence ATGGCAAAAGAAGTACTCATACATCAAATAATTGATGTATTGACACGTGCAGGTTTTGTAATTTCCGATCGATGCAATATACGTCCAAGAAGTTTTGATATTGCCGCACGGAAAGGCGAGATACTATTACTTTGCAAGGTTTTATTTAATATTGACGGTCTGAATGAAGAGACCGCCAGAGAGATGAAGTACCTGGCCGAATATCTTGGAGGTTCTGCTATTGTTGTGGGGGCAAAGACAAGAGATCAGATGCTTGAGGATAGCGTTGTTTACATGCGCTACGACATCATTGCCCTAAATGTGCAAACACTCCACGATTACTTTATTGAAAATGTTCCTCCTCTGGTTGCAGCAGCACCTGGCGGGCTGTATGTCTCCATAGAAGGGGATATCCTCAAAAAAGCCAGGATGAGTCAGTCAATGTCTCTTGGGACCCTTGCTGCCATGGTAGGTGTCTCAAGGAGGACAATTAGTAAGTACGAAGAAGAGGGCATGGACGCATCGATAGACGTCGTGCTCCAGCTGGAAGAAATTTTAGGGGTTGAACTCGCTAAGCCCATTGATATCCTGAAATCCTGCAGAAGCAGAAAGCCCAGGAAGAAGGTAGAACCCAGAATTGAAGAGAAGAAAAAGCCTTCCGCCCTTTTGCCCGAAGATCTTGTCCTTAATACACTTTCAATGCTAGGATATGACGTTCTTCCTACCTCACAGGCTCCTTTCAAGGCAATTTCACGGGACAAATCTTCAGTTATCCTTACTGGAGTCAGCGAATTCAATACTACCGTAATCAAAAGGGCTCATCTTATGAGCAGTATTTCCTGCGTTACTGAAACTCAATCCGTATTCATTATCAACGGACGTACCAAGGTAAAATCCGTAGAAAACACGGTAATGGTCGAGAAAAATGAGCTTGACAGGATGAGTGATTCTCAGGAATTCCTTAACCTCATAGAAGAACGTAAGGAAAATCATAGCAGGGTGTAA
- the purN gene encoding phosphoribosylglycinamide formyltransferase yields the protein MTVKIAVLVSGRGSNLQAIIDSIEKGYIKNAEINVVISNKANAYALERARIHGISTVFLDPEKYDRDEYDKAILNILNQYDTDLLLLAGYFRILGNEIIEAYRNRIMNIHPSLLPAFKGLHAQRQAFEYGVKVAGCTVHFVDEGLDSGPIILQKCVPVIPGDTEETLTNRILEQEHIIYPEAVKLFTEGKLKIEGRNVVILD from the coding sequence ATGACGGTAAAGATTGCAGTGCTGGTTTCTGGAAGGGGCTCAAATCTCCAGGCGATTATAGACAGCATTGAAAAGGGTTACATAAAGAATGCGGAAATTAATGTGGTTATCTCAAATAAGGCAAATGCCTATGCACTCGAACGTGCAAGAATTCATGGAATAAGCACAGTTTTCCTTGACCCCGAAAAATATGACCGGGATGAATACGATAAGGCGATTCTGAATATTCTGAACCAGTACGATACGGATCTTCTTCTGCTTGCAGGTTATTTCCGGATTTTAGGAAATGAGATAATTGAAGCCTACAGGAACAGGATTATGAATATTCATCCTTCTCTTCTTCCGGCATTTAAAGGACTTCACGCCCAGAGGCAAGCATTTGAATATGGGGTGAAGGTCGCAGGCTGTACAGTGCATTTTGTAGATGAAGGGCTGGATTCAGGACCAATAATTCTCCAGAAGTGCGTGCCTGTGATTCCAGGGGATACGGAAGAGACGCTTACTAATAGAATTCTGGAACAGGAACATATAATCTACCCTGAAGCAGTCAAGCTCTTTACCGAAGGTAAACTTAAAATTGAGGGTAGAAATGTAGTAATCCTGGATTGA
- the glyA gene encoding bifunctional serine hydroxymethyltransferase/L-allo-threonine aldolase, which yields MSYIEKIDPELSEAINKEAERQEYKLNLIASENYASKAVMEAQGSILTNKYAEGYSGKRYYGGCDFVDVAEDLAIARAKEIFNAKYVNVQPHSGSGANMAVYFSVLQPGDTIMSMDLSHGGHLSHGSPVSFSGKLYNVVPYGVSKETEMLDYSELLEKAKKCKPQLIVCGASAYPREIDFKQFREIADEVGAYLLADIAHIAGLVVAGVHQSPVPYADFVTSTTHKTLRGPRGGMIISRTEELAAKVDKAVFPGIQGGPLMHIIAGKAVAFKEAMSDQFKRDQVQTVKNAKTLCKCLKEKGFNIVSGGTDNHLMLVNLNNMNITGKDAEAALSKAGIIANKNTVPFETRSPFVTSGVRFGTPACTTRGMKEKEMEIIADYIEIAIKNAENDNLLSEISGKVRELCSKFPVYR from the coding sequence ATGTCTTATATTGAAAAAATTGATCCGGAACTGTCCGAGGCTATCAATAAAGAAGCCGAGCGCCAAGAATACAAATTGAATCTTATCGCATCCGAAAACTACGCGAGCAAAGCTGTTATGGAAGCTCAGGGCTCGATCCTGACCAATAAATATGCCGAAGGATATTCAGGTAAACGTTACTATGGCGGCTGCGATTTCGTAGACGTTGCTGAAGACCTTGCAATTGCCAGGGCAAAGGAGATTTTTAACGCAAAATACGTTAACGTCCAACCTCACTCGGGTTCAGGAGCAAATATGGCTGTCTATTTTTCAGTCTTGCAGCCCGGAGACACTATTATGTCAATGGATCTGTCCCACGGCGGGCATCTTTCCCACGGCAGCCCGGTGAGCTTTTCCGGAAAGCTCTATAATGTTGTGCCGTATGGGGTCAGTAAAGAGACTGAAATGCTGGATTATTCCGAGCTTCTGGAAAAAGCAAAGAAATGTAAGCCACAATTGATTGTTTGCGGAGCCTCAGCTTATCCTCGTGAGATTGATTTCAAGCAGTTCCGTGAAATCGCTGATGAAGTTGGAGCGTACTTGCTTGCAGATATTGCCCACATTGCAGGGCTTGTAGTTGCAGGTGTGCACCAGAGCCCTGTACCTTATGCGGACTTTGTTACCAGCACAACCCATAAAACCTTGCGAGGCCCGAGAGGCGGAATGATTATCTCCAGAACAGAGGAACTTGCAGCCAAAGTCGACAAAGCGGTTTTCCCAGGCATCCAGGGCGGTCCCCTCATGCACATTATAGCTGGAAAGGCTGTGGCTTTTAAGGAGGCTATGAGTGATCAGTTCAAACGTGATCAGGTGCAAACCGTGAAGAATGCAAAAACCCTCTGTAAATGCCTAAAAGAGAAGGGCTTTAATATCGTTTCTGGCGGTACGGACAACCATCTTATGCTTGTAAACCTAAACAATATGAATATAACAGGCAAGGACGCAGAAGCCGCCCTGAGCAAAGCCGGGATTATTGCAAACAAAAACACGGTGCCCTTCGAGACCCGCAGCCCATTTGTCACGAGCGGAGTAAGGTTCGGAACCCCTGCCTGTACCACAAGGGGCATGAAGGAAAAAGAAATGGAAATAATTGCCGACTATATCGAGATTGCGATCAAAAATGCAGAAAACGATAATCTCCTGTCGGAAATAAGCGGTAAGGTCAGGGAACTTTGCTCAAAATTCCCAGTTTATCGCTAA
- a CDS encoding bifunctional methylenetetrahydrofolate dehydrogenase/methenyltetrahydrofolate cyclohydrolase — protein sequence MSVEGYESRIIDGKALARQIEDEVKSELEALESGRGITPGLATILVGDDPASRMYVRIKHRACERVGIRAEDHILPAETSQEELISLIDSLNKNRDVHAILLQLPLPKHLSPQEAMEAIAPEKDADGFHPYNMGKLMIGDEGLVPCTPHGIIRALEEYNVPVKGKNVVVVGHSNVVGKPMAAMFLNRNATISVCHVFTDDLKRYTLGADILVVAAGVKHLIKADMIKEEAVIFDVGITQEKDGVYGDVDFENVIKKASLITPVPGGVGPVTVAMLMKHVLKCAEKNF from the coding sequence ATGTCAGTTGAAGGCTACGAATCACGAATTATAGATGGTAAAGCTCTTGCAAGGCAGATTGAAGATGAAGTAAAGTCAGAACTTGAAGCTCTGGAAAGCGGCCGAGGCATTACTCCTGGACTTGCCACAATCCTCGTAGGCGACGACCCTGCATCTAGAATGTATGTCCGAATTAAGCATAGAGCCTGCGAACGTGTGGGCATCCGGGCAGAAGACCATATTCTTCCGGCAGAAACCAGTCAGGAGGAACTTATCTCTCTGATCGATAGCCTTAACAAAAACAGGGATGTGCACGCAATTTTGCTCCAGCTTCCGCTTCCGAAACATCTTTCCCCTCAGGAAGCAATGGAAGCCATTGCGCCTGAGAAAGATGCAGATGGCTTTCATCCCTACAATATGGGAAAACTGATGATCGGGGACGAAGGGCTTGTTCCCTGCACTCCACATGGGATCATCCGGGCGCTTGAAGAGTACAATGTGCCTGTCAAAGGCAAAAACGTGGTTGTTGTAGGGCACAGCAATGTTGTTGGAAAACCTATGGCAGCAATGTTCCTTAACCGGAACGCAACCATTTCGGTTTGCCACGTGTTCACCGACGACCTTAAGAGATATACTCTTGGTGCGGATATCCTTGTAGTTGCAGCTGGAGTGAAACACCTTATCAAAGCCGACATGATAAAGGAAGAGGCAGTGATCTTTGACGTTGGAATTACGCAGGAAAAAGACGGCGTATATGGAGACGTTGATTTTGAGAATGTAATCAAGAAAGCATCCCTCATCACACCTGTCCCTGGCGGCGTAGGTCCTGTCACCGTTGCCATGCTGATGAAGCATGTACTTAAATGTGCAGAAAAAAACTTTTAA
- the folP gene encoding dihydropteroate synthase, with translation MVVDTDICGMKVGDQYPSHVMGIINLSPESFYENSVVNPDSALEIAQKMVKDGATFIDIGARSTWRFSEPISRKEELKRLLPVLETLEGNVDAVISVDTMFSEIAEEALKKGAQVINDVSGFTADPRMVKVVADYGCPAIVMASNKVPGDPLGMDSIIESLDSIIQTAETGGIDPKNLILDPAIGRWTEEKLTIYDLETLDNFDRLKIFEKPLLAALSRKSFIGDVLGKPATERFYGSLAAAAIAVYKGAHIIRTHDVPETFDVVKLSRAVRSRPSVVKEGRYEASVVEVKVPQDAAIVMRRLGVTRTGSQIMQDKSVHLVLKIRNLTTTEALIIKQEMLARGGDAALARDAVSHETEMTDVLVMGTLLQLGRLAKKLEGQVRSLPLIAEMIRECIANRSDLEYRYLR, from the coding sequence ATGGTTGTTGATACTGATATCTGCGGTATGAAAGTAGGAGACCAGTACCCTTCACATGTAATGGGTATAATTAACCTGAGTCCAGAATCATTTTACGAAAACTCGGTCGTAAACCCGGACTCTGCGCTCGAGATAGCTCAGAAAATGGTTAAGGATGGAGCAACCTTCATTGATATTGGAGCACGTTCAACCTGGCGCTTCTCCGAACCTATAAGTAGGAAAGAAGAACTCAAACGGCTTCTGCCAGTGCTTGAAACTCTGGAGGGTAATGTGGATGCTGTGATCTCAGTAGACACAATGTTTTCCGAAATCGCAGAAGAAGCTCTCAAAAAAGGAGCTCAGGTAATTAATGATGTCTCCGGGTTCACCGCAGACCCCAGAATGGTTAAAGTAGTAGCGGATTACGGATGCCCCGCTATTGTTATGGCATCAAATAAAGTTCCGGGTGACCCTCTCGGAATGGATTCTATTATTGAATCGCTTGATTCCATTATACAAACTGCAGAAACAGGAGGCATAGATCCGAAAAATCTTATACTTGACCCTGCAATAGGTAGGTGGACCGAAGAAAAGCTTACTATTTATGACCTAGAGACCCTTGATAATTTTGACCGCCTTAAGATTTTTGAGAAACCTTTACTGGCAGCCCTCTCAAGAAAATCTTTCATAGGAGATGTACTGGGAAAACCTGCTACTGAAAGATTCTACGGCAGCCTGGCAGCAGCAGCTATTGCAGTCTACAAAGGTGCTCATATTATCCGTACACATGATGTGCCTGAGACTTTCGATGTTGTAAAGCTCTCAAGGGCTGTAAGGAGCCGACCAAGTGTAGTAAAAGAGGGCAGGTATGAGGCTTCTGTGGTTGAGGTAAAAGTCCCGCAGGACGCAGCCATTGTAATGCGGAGACTTGGGGTAACCAGGACAGGCTCACAGATAATGCAGGACAAAAGCGTTCATCTTGTGCTGAAAATTCGCAATCTTACGACTACAGAGGCTTTGATAATAAAGCAGGAAATGCTTGCCCGAGGAGGGGATGCAGCCCTGGCAAGAGATGCGGTTTCCCATGAAACAGAAATGACTGATGTGCTTGTAATGGGCACTCTGCTTCAGCTTGGTCGCCTTGCCAAGAAACTTGAAGGGCAGGTGCGTTCTCTACCACTTATTGCCGAAATGATCCGCGAATGTATTGCAAACCGGAGCGATCTGGAATATCGATATTTGAGGTAA
- a CDS encoding methylenetetrahydrofolate reductase C-terminal domain-containing protein — MIITSAKPLEEILALLKDEDYIFIIGCNVCAAKLKTGGEPEVLEMCRQLEKSGKHVVGWALPTAACSVRSFDSLVQKNEKITEARCILVMGCGSGVSTVASVTEVPVFGSNDTLSLGGASQGKLLSDQCIMCGKCTIGEFGGLCPKAQCPKGLLNGPCGGVVDGMCEVNRENECVWTLIYNRLKKINRLELLYTIHAPQEHGVK, encoded by the coding sequence ATGATCATAACTTCAGCAAAACCCCTTGAAGAAATCCTGGCTCTGTTAAAAGACGAAGACTATATCTTCATTATCGGATGCAATGTCTGTGCTGCAAAATTGAAGACAGGTGGAGAACCAGAAGTGCTTGAGATGTGCAGACAGCTTGAGAAAAGCGGAAAGCATGTAGTAGGCTGGGCTCTCCCCACTGCAGCCTGCAGCGTCCGGTCTTTTGATTCTCTGGTCCAGAAAAACGAAAAAATAACCGAGGCACGCTGCATCCTGGTAATGGGATGCGGTAGTGGAGTCTCAACGGTTGCCAGTGTAACGGAAGTGCCTGTATTTGGCTCAAATGACACTCTCTCTTTGGGCGGTGCGAGTCAAGGAAAGCTGCTCTCTGACCAGTGTATAATGTGCGGGAAATGCACAATTGGTGAATTCGGGGGGCTCTGCCCTAAAGCGCAGTGTCCCAAAGGACTTCTGAATGGACCCTGCGGAGGGGTTGTTGACGGGATGTGTGAAGTCAATAGAGAGAATGAGTGTGTTTGGACCCTAATTTATAATAGGCTGAAAAAAATCAACAGGCTTGAACTCCTTTATACAATTCATGCTCCTCAGGAGCATGGAGTTAAATAA
- a CDS encoding methylenetetrahydrofolate reductase: MLTNFREKLNSGKFLVTAEVSPPKGTRFSGSLEDARYLKGIADALNVTDNQCSIMHMSSLAFSKLLLDEGHEPIMQLTCRDRNRIGLQSDLLGAYALGIRNVCLMTGDYPSCGDHPGSKPVYDLDSVQLLQLVRKLDSGIDFAGNKLDGGTSFCAGAVTGIDPGKTIQLIKLEKKVRCGAEFIQTQAVYDVGMFEEFMEVTSHLEVPIIAGLIPLKSFSMAQFMNKYISGISVPEEIMSRIKDAPDPVEEGLSIASETIKELMKLSRGVHIMPVGSHKNTPRLLSMAGILGND, from the coding sequence ATGCTTACTAATTTTCGCGAAAAACTGAATTCCGGCAAATTTCTGGTTACTGCTGAAGTTTCCCCCCCTAAGGGCACAAGATTTTCAGGCTCCCTGGAAGATGCTCGCTATCTCAAAGGCATTGCAGATGCTTTAAATGTTACGGATAACCAGTGCTCGATTATGCACATGAGTTCCCTGGCTTTTAGCAAGCTTCTGCTTGATGAAGGGCATGAGCCTATTATGCAGCTCACCTGCAGGGACAGGAACAGGATCGGACTTCAGTCAGATCTTCTGGGAGCGTATGCTCTGGGTATCCGAAATGTCTGCTTGATGACAGGGGATTATCCTTCGTGCGGAGATCACCCTGGTTCAAAGCCTGTATACGACCTCGATTCCGTACAGCTTCTTCAACTTGTCCGGAAGCTAGATTCAGGCATAGACTTTGCAGGGAACAAGCTGGACGGGGGAACTTCCTTCTGTGCAGGTGCTGTAACTGGAATAGACCCCGGAAAAACAATCCAGCTCATAAAGCTTGAAAAGAAAGTCAGGTGCGGAGCTGAATTTATTCAGACTCAGGCTGTCTATGATGTGGGCATGTTTGAGGAGTTTATGGAGGTTACAAGCCACCTTGAAGTACCTATTATTGCCGGGCTGATCCCACTCAAGTCCTTTAGTATGGCGCAATTCATGAATAAGTATATTTCAGGAATCAGTGTGCCTGAGGAAATTATGTCCCGAATAAAAGATGCACCTGACCCGGTTGAAGAAGGACTTTCCATAGCTTCGGAGACCATAAAAGAGCTTATGAAACTATCAAGAGGAGTCCACATTATGCCTGTAGGCTCTCATAAAAATACTCCGAGACTGCTTTCTATGGCTGGGATTCTGGGAAATGATTAA
- the cofE gene encoding coenzyme F420-0:L-glutamate ligase has protein sequence MSSENVSIQMFGIKTPIIREGDDIVQILEKALEESGIVPVDGDIFVIAESAVGTAERRVVKLADITPCKRAKELGEKYGIDPREMELVLQECDEIFGGVPGAALTITKGVLAPNAGIDSSNSPEGYVTLLPKDPRKSSENIRHRLEQHYSCRLGVIIGDSRTQPLRLGCSGIALGVSGFVPVEDVRGTHDIYGKPLRLTYKAVADNLVSAAELIMGEAGERVPCVLIRGAPVIMVNESPEMPTIPMEGCMYFGNVIRCKAENKCTSDKADNKCTSGKADNKCTGKND, from the coding sequence ATGAGTTCAGAAAACGTTTCCATCCAGATGTTCGGGATTAAGACCCCTATTATCCGCGAAGGGGATGATATAGTACAGATTCTAGAAAAGGCTCTGGAGGAATCAGGAATTGTTCCTGTTGACGGGGATATTTTCGTGATTGCCGAATCCGCGGTTGGCACTGCAGAAAGAAGAGTCGTCAAGCTTGCAGATATCACTCCATGTAAAAGAGCAAAGGAGCTTGGGGAAAAATACGGTATCGACCCCAGGGAAATGGAACTTGTGCTTCAGGAATGCGATGAGATTTTTGGGGGCGTGCCAGGCGCTGCTCTTACAATTACAAAAGGTGTCCTGGCTCCTAATGCAGGTATTGATTCTTCCAATTCCCCTGAAGGCTATGTAACTCTGCTTCCCAAAGACCCGCGGAAAAGTTCCGAAAACATCAGGCATAGGCTTGAACAGCATTACTCCTGCAGGCTTGGAGTAATCATAGGGGATAGCAGAACCCAACCTCTCAGGCTTGGTTGCTCGGGAATCGCGCTTGGAGTCTCAGGTTTTGTGCCTGTAGAGGACGTTCGTGGAACCCATGACATTTATGGGAAACCTCTCCGCCTTACTTATAAGGCTGTAGCAGATAACCTTGTCTCAGCTGCAGAACTTATTATGGGAGAAGCCGGAGAAAGAGTGCCCTGCGTGCTTATTAGGGGTGCTCCTGTGATTATGGTAAATGAGTCTCCGGAAATGCCAACTATCCCTATGGAAGGCTGCATGTATTTCGGTAACGTTATTAGATGCAAAGCCGAGAATAAATGTACTAGTGACAAAGCCGACAATAAATGTACTAGTGGTAAAGCCGATAATAAATGTACTGGAAAAAACGACTGA
- the trxA gene encoding thioredoxin encodes MKPILLDFSATWCGPCRMQKPILEELEKKYGDKVEFKIIDVDENQELASKYGIHAVPTLIIQKDGTEVKRFMGVTQGSVIASELDKLL; translated from the coding sequence ATGAAGCCGATATTATTGGACTTTTCAGCAACATGGTGTGGACCTTGCAGGATGCAAAAACCGATTCTTGAAGAGCTCGAGAAAAAGTACGGGGATAAGGTTGAGTTCAAGATTATCGATGTAGACGAAAACCAGGAACTGGCCTCCAAATATGGCATACATGCCGTCCCAACTCTAATCATTCAGAAAGACGGAACCGAAGTAAAACGCTTTATGGGGGTAACCCAGGGCAGCGTTATTGCGTCAGAGCTAGATAAGCTCCTCTGA
- a CDS encoding DUF1699 family protein, which yields MRIRVVSSREEIFTLNPNERVVHLAFRPSNKDILGLVETCPKLEVIQLPKSYMATVSKSIEMFLEMQRIQLIEGDVWGHRKDINEYYTIPSSVTEKIREMRIEGKSKEDIEARISRENKLNPELVAYIIAKEASI from the coding sequence ATGAGAATCCGAGTGGTTAGTTCAAGAGAAGAAATCTTTACACTTAATCCTAATGAGCGTGTTGTTCACCTGGCTTTCAGGCCGTCGAACAAGGATATTTTGGGACTGGTTGAAACTTGCCCGAAGCTTGAGGTAATTCAATTACCTAAATCCTATATGGCTACAGTTTCAAAATCTATAGAAATGTTTCTTGAGATGCAGAGAATCCAGCTCATCGAAGGTGATGTATGGGGTCACAGAAAGGATATAAACGAATACTACACCATTCCATCCTCAGTTACTGAGAAAATAAGAGAGATGAGAATAGAAGGTAAATCCAAGGAGGATATTGAAGCAAGGATTTCAAGGGAAAATAAGCTTAATCCCGAACTGGTCGCTTATATTATTGCTAAAGAAGCTTCTATCTGA